In Liquorilactobacillus hordei DSM 19519, the following proteins share a genomic window:
- a CDS encoding pyruvate oxidase — MANTKGADLLVDVLVDWGIQNVYGLPGDSIDTTIDALRRQQDKIKFIQVRHEEVAALSAAAEAKYTDKIGVCLSIGGPGAIHLLNGLYDAKMDHVPVLALLGQVTSTSLNEGYFQEVNTEKLFDDVAVFNRTISAVDNLPEVIDQAIRSAYENKGVAVLTIPDDIPNQVLKGEYSSSARAFTLNTPEVNKKQLDETTSLIKDSSKPVVLLGVGAKHAGAEIKKFVETNKIPFIETLPAKGTIADDHPNSLGNVGKLGTKAAYEAMKNADLLIMFGTNYPYRPYLPEKGQAKSIQVDLKAENLGKRYSVNVAVQGDVKKFVAALNDLGTIRTESKFLEACQKSMSNWNKWMADKRKLNTSPVSPESMTAYIDETAPSDLIYSIDVGTSTSWSARYLHVKDDQKFAISAWLGTMGCALPGAIAAQVAYSDKRVVALQGDGAFAMVMQDFVTAVKYKLPVICIVVNNQKLAFIEYEQQQAGQLNYQIDLADIDYAKFAESCGGVGLTVKSNDEFKAALDKAYTITDKPILINAYVKDNAPLPGKIVMDEAKGYMKFGQEYLENYWKIPELPPLKDILRQFF; from the coding sequence ATGGCAAATACAAAAGGAGCAGATTTATTAGTTGATGTATTAGTGGATTGGGGGATCCAAAATGTTTACGGATTGCCTGGTGATTCGATTGATACAACGATTGATGCTTTGCGTCGTCAACAAGACAAAATAAAATTTATTCAAGTACGGCATGAAGAAGTTGCTGCCTTATCCGCAGCAGCGGAAGCAAAATACACAGATAAGATCGGTGTATGCTTGTCCATTGGTGGACCAGGAGCAATTCATCTGTTAAATGGACTTTATGATGCAAAAATGGATCATGTACCTGTGTTGGCTTTATTAGGTCAAGTTACCTCAACTTCTTTAAATGAAGGATATTTCCAAGAAGTAAATACCGAAAAGCTATTTGATGATGTCGCGGTTTTTAACAGAACAATCTCCGCGGTTGATAATCTACCAGAAGTAATTGATCAGGCTATTAGAAGCGCTTATGAGAATAAGGGTGTCGCAGTTTTGACAATTCCTGATGATATTCCTAATCAAGTATTGAAGGGTGAATATAGTTCTTCTGCTCGTGCGTTTACACTTAATACACCAGAAGTCAATAAAAAACAGCTGGATGAAACAACATCATTGATAAAGGATTCAAGTAAACCAGTTGTACTTCTGGGAGTGGGTGCTAAACATGCCGGAGCAGAAATTAAGAAGTTTGTTGAGACAAACAAGATTCCTTTTATAGAGACATTGCCAGCCAAAGGAACAATTGCTGATGATCATCCTAATTCATTAGGTAATGTGGGTAAATTAGGAACTAAAGCAGCATATGAGGCAATGAAAAATGCTGATTTACTAATAATGTTTGGGACAAACTATCCATATCGTCCATACCTGCCGGAAAAGGGGCAAGCTAAGAGCATTCAAGTTGATTTGAAAGCTGAAAATTTGGGCAAACGTTATAGTGTAAATGTTGCTGTCCAAGGTGATGTTAAGAAATTTGTTGCAGCACTCAACGACTTGGGGACTATTCGGACTGAAAGTAAATTCTTAGAGGCATGCCAAAAGAGCATGAGTAATTGGAATAAATGGATGGCTGATAAACGCAAATTAAATACGAGTCCAGTTTCTCCAGAAAGTATGACCGCTTATATCGACGAGACAGCTCCATCAGACTTGATTTATTCTATTGATGTTGGAACATCAACCTCATGGAGCGCACGTTATTTACATGTTAAAGATGATCAGAAATTTGCAATTTCAGCATGGCTTGGAACAATGGGGTGCGCACTGCCAGGAGCGATTGCAGCACAAGTAGCGTATTCAGATAAAAGGGTTGTTGCATTACAAGGTGATGGAGCATTTGCAATGGTTATGCAAGATTTTGTAACAGCTGTAAAATATAAGTTACCAGTTATCTGTATAGTTGTTAATAATCAGAAACTTGCATTTATCGAATACGAGCAACAACAAGCAGGACAATTGAATTATCAGATTGATTTGGCAGATATAGATTATGCTAAGTTTGCTGAGTCGTGTGGCGGCGTAGGTCTTACGGTCAAGTCAAATGACGAATTCAAGGCAGCTTTAGATAAGGCATATACAATTACAGATAAGCCTATTTTAATAAATGCTTATGTCAAAGACAACGCGCCTCTTCCAGGCAAGATTGTTATGGATGAGGCAAAGGGATATATGAAATTTGGTCAAGAGTATTTGGAAAATTATTGGAAAATTCCAGAGTTACCACCATTGAAGGATATTTTGCGCCAATTCTTTTAA
- a CDS encoding NAD-dependent epimerase/dehydratase family protein, which yields MKIVLLGGSGYVGKGIIKKLSSYDNIELVSMSRHGGTDADKEEWSNVSWLSVDLDKPETWQAEMATADWVIDLIGVLLAKNYNEYYKKTVKPVLNVIKFIKEHTTNTKFLFVSANYAPVGMGAYMKAKLVLEDELIKQLGQRAVFVYPGLIYHKKRPSVYVVATVLNNIKKIKPLEKLIEPLRPIAREKFAVEIKNIVLGGNSYLMYRTKNKE from the coding sequence ATGAAAATTGTGTTACTTGGTGGTTCAGGTTACGTGGGAAAAGGTATTATTAAAAAATTAAGTTCCTACGACAATATAGAACTGGTTAGCATGTCGCGACATGGTGGAACAGATGCTGATAAAGAAGAATGGTCAAATGTGTCATGGCTCAGTGTCGACTTGGATAAGCCAGAAACTTGGCAAGCAGAAATGGCAACGGCAGACTGGGTCATTGATTTGATAGGAGTTTTGTTGGCTAAAAATTATAATGAGTATTATAAAAAAACTGTGAAACCAGTGTTGAACGTAATTAAATTTATTAAAGAACATACTACAAACACTAAGTTCTTATTTGTGTCTGCAAACTATGCACCAGTGGGGATGGGAGCATATATGAAAGCCAAACTTGTACTTGAAGATGAACTTATCAAGCAGTTAGGTCAACGTGCAGTATTTGTTTACCCTGGCTTAATTTATCATAAGAAACGTCCATCTGTTTATGTTGTAGCAACCGTATTAAATAATATAAAAAAGATAAAACCGTTAGAAAAGCTAATAGAGCCTTTGCGCCCAATTGCACGGGAAAAATTTGCGGTGGAAATTAAAAATATTGTACTTGGGGGAAATAGTTATTTAATGTATAGAACAAAAAATAAAGAGTAG
- the pepF gene encoding oligoendopeptidase F, translating to MSLPKRNTVPVELTWDTSTLFKSEQEFNIHLANLVQLVDDFTSKFQGKLENFETIKKSLSALAELTKEKDWLEHYVFLNQAVDMSSPKANSQLHKFENISAQLESKLSFFDSEMLNLSAAELNSLAANLPEYNAVFRHYLNNQKQRLAPNIEKALSALTPIFHAPENIYTQMRSSDMHFDSFTIDGKDYPMSFVLYENYYQYHANIKIRRAAFASFSKTLKQYKNTLAAIYYTEVYKQKTFATLRGYSSVIDYLLAEQEIPRAIYEHQIDTIIEKFGPVMQKYVQLIKEERGIDELTFADLQIDLDPDYSPTIALKDAPQYISDAIEIMGKDYHDMIMRAFPERWVDFPQNDGKETGGFETTPYGNHPFILMSWSNQFADLYTLIHELGHAGQALSTAANNSILVCDPSTYIVESPSTFNELLLTHSLLQKSDDPRMQRFAYTKMLTNTYYHNFVTHLLEAAYQREVYRLIDNGESFDADRLCAIKKEVLQKFWGDTVKIDDDASLTWMRQSHYYMGLYSYTYSAGLTIATQMYLKIKENPAVISDWLNYLKLGDQKTPLEAAKSAGVDMASNEPLEKTIAFLDNTVEKIINLTTTIKNSHLN from the coding sequence ATGTCATTACCAAAAAGAAATACAGTTCCTGTAGAACTGACTTGGGACACTTCTACTCTTTTTAAGTCTGAACAAGAATTCAATATTCATTTAGCAAATCTAGTACAGTTGGTGGATGATTTCACTTCAAAGTTCCAAGGTAAGTTGGAGAATTTTGAAACAATAAAGAAAAGTCTCAGTGCCTTAGCTGAACTCACTAAGGAGAAAGATTGGTTAGAACATTATGTATTTTTAAACCAAGCCGTTGATATGTCTTCACCAAAAGCCAACAGTCAGCTACATAAATTTGAAAATATCAGTGCACAACTAGAATCTAAACTGTCTTTCTTTGATTCTGAAATGCTCAATCTTTCAGCTGCGGAACTTAATTCACTTGCTGCAAACCTTCCGGAATATAATGCCGTTTTTCGCCATTACTTGAACAACCAAAAGCAACGACTAGCGCCGAATATTGAAAAAGCTTTATCTGCTTTAACGCCAATTTTTCATGCTCCTGAAAACATCTATACGCAAATGCGGAGTTCTGACATGCATTTTGATAGCTTCACAATTGACGGAAAAGATTATCCAATGTCATTTGTTCTCTATGAAAATTATTACCAATACCATGCCAATATCAAAATTAGACGTGCCGCTTTCGCGAGCTTTTCTAAGACGCTGAAGCAATACAAGAATACACTAGCAGCTATCTACTACACTGAAGTTTACAAACAAAAAACATTTGCAACCTTGCGCGGCTACAGTTCTGTTATTGATTACTTATTAGCTGAACAAGAAATTCCTAGAGCTATTTATGAGCATCAAATTGATACCATCATAGAAAAATTTGGACCAGTTATGCAAAAATACGTTCAATTAATCAAGGAAGAACGCGGAATTGATGAATTAACCTTTGCTGATTTGCAAATTGACCTTGATCCAGATTATTCCCCTACTATCGCTCTTAAAGATGCACCACAATATATTTCTGATGCAATTGAAATCATGGGTAAAGATTATCACGATATGATTATGCGTGCTTTCCCTGAAAGATGGGTTGACTTCCCACAAAACGATGGGAAGGAAACTGGGGGGTTTGAAACAACTCCGTATGGGAATCATCCTTTTATCTTAATGTCATGGTCAAATCAATTTGCTGATCTATATACCTTAATTCACGAATTAGGGCATGCTGGACAGGCTTTATCAACTGCTGCAAACAATTCAATTCTTGTATGCGATCCATCTACTTACATCGTTGAATCACCTTCTACATTTAATGAACTGCTATTGACACATTCATTATTACAAAAAAGTGATGATCCTCGTATGCAACGATTTGCCTATACAAAAATGTTGACGAATACCTATTACCATAATTTCGTTACACACTTATTAGAGGCTGCTTATCAAAGAGAAGTTTATCGACTGATAGATAATGGTGAGAGTTTCGATGCTGATCGCCTATGTGCTATTAAGAAGGAAGTCCTTCAAAAGTTTTGGGGAGACACTGTCAAAATTGATGATGATGCTTCACTGACTTGGATGCGTCAATCACATTATTATATGGGGCTTTATTCTTATACTTATTCTGCAGGTCTAACAATTGCAACTCAAATGTACTTGAAGATAAAAGAAAACCCAGCAGTAATTTCAGATTGGTTAAACTATCTAAAACTAGGCGACCAAAAAACGCCTTTAGAGGCTGCTAAAAGTGCAGGTGTTGATATGGCATCAAATGAGCCTTTAGAAAAAACAATAGCATTTCTTGATAACACGGTAGAAAAGATAATTAATTTAACCACAACTATTAAAAATAGCCATTTAAACTAA
- a CDS encoding homoserine O-acetyltransferase/O-succinyltransferase family protein — translation MGTKTLNIGILNVMHDKSDTQKRFDYVLKQQNIPVKVTYFYPMMHYQGRTVPEEVARISEPLNFIKVKKMDAFIVTGAPLEKIDFLEVTYWDELQELFQLLKQLNIPQLYICWGAMAAANFYYGIEKQMLAHKLFGIYGQEVLTKSELLEGLPQGFTAPHARYAELNHKQIRENKNLQITALSETKHLFLVEAKDAPQVFLFAHLEYGKEALAKEYQRELKAYPDQAEILAKPQNYYEDFEQMEAPIFSWSDTQRLFFQNWVLQVKKACDYKSKKNSDAV, via the coding sequence GTGGGAACCAAAACTTTAAATATCGGAATTTTAAATGTAATGCATGATAAATCTGATACTCAAAAACGTTTTGACTATGTGTTGAAGCAACAAAATATTCCAGTTAAGGTAACTTATTTTTATCCAATGATGCACTATCAAGGGCGCACGGTACCAGAAGAGGTTGCGCGCATATCGGAACCATTGAATTTTATCAAGGTGAAAAAAATGGATGCTTTTATCGTTACTGGAGCACCCTTAGAAAAAATTGACTTCTTAGAGGTTACGTATTGGGATGAGCTTCAAGAACTGTTTCAACTTTTAAAGCAACTAAATATTCCTCAACTATATATATGTTGGGGAGCAATGGCAGCTGCAAATTTTTATTATGGGATTGAAAAACAGATGCTAGCACATAAATTATTTGGAATCTATGGGCAAGAAGTACTTACAAAGTCTGAACTTCTAGAAGGATTGCCTCAAGGGTTTACAGCTCCACATGCACGTTATGCAGAGCTGAATCATAAGCAGATTAGAGAAAATAAGAATCTGCAAATCACGGCACTTTCAGAGACGAAGCATTTATTCTTAGTTGAGGCAAAAGATGCCCCCCAAGTTTTCTTATTTGCCCATCTAGAATACGGTAAAGAGGCACTTGCAAAAGAGTACCAAAGAGAGCTGAAGGCATATCCAGATCAAGCCGAGATTTTGGCAAAGCCCCAAAATTATTATGAAGATTTTGAACAGATGGAAGCTCCTATTTTTTCATGGTCCGATACACAGCGATTATTTTTCCAAAACTGGGTATTGCAAGTGAAGAAGGCGTGTGACTATAAATCAAAGAAAAATAGTGATGCAGTTTAA
- a CDS encoding hemolysin family protein, with the protein MTGGQLASNILIIAIVFYFAAFFVAAEFALVQTRKSALESALEEGKGNKRKLTIALKMVQNLNEYLSTTQVGVTLAGIILGWIGEATIEAMIVDVLQIAPLGTTAMHAVGAVLGILLLTYLEVVITEIVPKNLSIEMPMKMMMLVVTPLHYFHILFYPFVQLLNISAAGIIRLFGLTPATESNDVLTQAEILRLSRNAVTGGKLDKNDLIYMQRAFDFNDKIAKDIMVDRTSLDVVDITDSVKTVVNNYLREGFSRFPVVANNDKDRILGYVYIYDLIRQAQVDDSILVSKLLRTIITVPEVTPIQGLLQQMIQKQTPIVVVLDEYGGTSGIVTDKDIYEELFGVVKDEIDNVSSEYIIKTEDGGFKISGKTTLYDFERFFKVRNKSFDESESVTIAGYLLENYKVKRNDIITIDQLDLKITEFNRNYIDWLEVKHHPENKSEKSSEE; encoded by the coding sequence TTGACAGGCGGTCAGCTGGCTTCCAATATATTGATTATAGCGATAGTTTTTTATTTTGCAGCTTTTTTTGTTGCAGCGGAATTTGCACTTGTACAGACTAGAAAAAGTGCACTTGAGAGTGCGCTTGAAGAAGGAAAAGGAAACAAACGCAAATTAACAATTGCTCTAAAAATGGTTCAAAATCTGAATGAATATCTTTCGACAACACAAGTAGGTGTAACTCTTGCAGGTATTATTTTAGGTTGGATTGGTGAAGCTACAATTGAAGCAATGATTGTTGATGTTTTACAAATTGCTCCACTTGGAACGACGGCGATGCATGCTGTAGGTGCGGTTTTAGGAATACTTTTGTTAACCTATCTGGAGGTTGTTATCACAGAAATTGTTCCTAAAAATTTAAGTATTGAGATGCCGATGAAAATGATGATGCTTGTAGTTACACCACTGCATTATTTTCATATTCTCTTCTACCCATTTGTTCAGTTATTGAACATTTCTGCGGCAGGGATAATCCGCCTGTTCGGCCTAACCCCAGCGACAGAGAGTAATGATGTGTTGACACAAGCAGAAATATTACGTTTGTCGCGTAATGCCGTAACTGGCGGGAAATTAGACAAAAATGATTTGATTTATATGCAGCGTGCATTTGATTTTAATGACAAGATTGCTAAGGACATCATGGTGGATCGAACGAGTCTTGACGTTGTGGATATCACAGATTCAGTTAAAACAGTTGTAAACAATTATCTGCGTGAGGGTTTTAGTCGTTTCCCAGTTGTTGCAAATAATGATAAAGATCGTATTTTAGGATATGTATATATATATGATTTAATAAGACAGGCGCAAGTTGATGACAGTATTTTAGTTAGCAAGTTATTACGCACTATTATTACTGTACCAGAGGTGACACCTATTCAAGGGCTGTTACAGCAAATGATTCAAAAACAAACACCGATTGTGGTTGTTTTAGATGAATACGGTGGAACTAGTGGGATTGTCACAGACAAAGATATCTATGAGGAGCTTTTCGGGGTTGTTAAAGATGAGATCGATAATGTATCCAGTGAGTACATTATCAAAACCGAAGATGGTGGATTCAAAATATCTGGCAAAACGACACTCTATGATTTTGAACGCTTTTTCAAGGTTAGAAATAAGAGTTTCGATGAATCTGAGAGTGTTACCATAGCAGGTTACTTGCTTGAAAATTATAAAGTAAAAAGAAATGATATTATAACGATTGATCAACTTGATTTAAAGATAACAGAATTTAATCGTAATTATATTGACTGGTTAGAGGTTAAACATCACCCTGAAAATAAAAGTGAAAAATCAAGTGAAGAATGA
- the proB gene encoding glutamate 5-kinase — translation MRRIEAQRIVVKVGTSTLTYPNGKLNLQAIDQLCYSLSGLVNENKEVVLVSSGAIGVGLGQLGMKERPSAIPEQQALAAIGQTQLMTVYQQRFAVYGQKIGQILLTHDVMDYPTSRENVLNTFENLLRLKVIPIVNENDTVAVDELDHHTKFGDNDQLSAIVATSIDADLLIMLSDIDGFYDKNPRKFADAKLLHTINEINAKTFEKAGGRGTKFGTGGMTTKLKAAKRILDANKAMILANGENPSIIFKILNGEQLGTLFINKDD, via the coding sequence ATGCGTCGAATTGAGGCTCAACGAATCGTTGTTAAAGTGGGTACGAGTACTTTGACATATCCAAATGGAAAATTGAATTTACAGGCAATTGATCAACTGTGTTATAGTTTAAGCGGTTTGGTGAACGAGAACAAAGAAGTTGTTTTAGTGTCTTCTGGTGCGATTGGAGTGGGACTTGGACAATTAGGGATGAAAGAACGGCCCAGTGCAATTCCTGAACAGCAAGCACTTGCAGCAATCGGGCAAACACAATTGATGACGGTGTACCAACAACGTTTTGCAGTTTACGGACAAAAAATTGGGCAAATTCTATTGACGCATGATGTAATGGATTATCCCACGAGCAGAGAAAATGTTTTAAATACATTTGAGAATTTGTTAAGGTTAAAAGTCATTCCGATTGTTAATGAAAATGACACAGTTGCGGTCGATGAATTGGATCATCATACTAAATTTGGAGATAATGATCAATTATCAGCGATCGTTGCAACTTCAATTGATGCAGATTTATTAATCATGTTGTCTGACATTGATGGTTTTTACGATAAAAATCCTAGAAAGTTTGCGGATGCTAAATTATTGCATACGATTAATGAGATTAATGCTAAGACATTCGAAAAAGCTGGTGGACGTGGTACTAAGTTTGGAACGGGTGGCATGACTACAAAGCTAAAAGCCGCAAAAAGAATACTTGATGCAAATAAAGCAATGATTCTTGCTAATGGTGAAAACCCATCAATAATATTTAAGATATTGAACGGTGAACAGTTGGGAACGCTATTTATTAACAAAGATGATTAG
- a CDS encoding glutamate-5-semialdehyde dehydrogenase — protein MEINLEKIGNQAKNAAYDLSLVSTEDKNKILLAMANDLRTKTDQILLANQKDLNEAKGLVKSFVDRLTLDESRIETIAQGLEQVAQLPNPLGDVTNGWVNHAGLQITQKRVPLGVVGIIYEARPNVTVDAAALCFKSGNAVILRGGKEAFNTNLKLVEILQTTLKENGYSKDTIQILTDTSHEVANKFMQLTGYLDVLIPRGGAKLIQTVVQNAKVPVIETGIGNCHIYVDQTADFEMAKKIVVNAKCQRPAVCNAAEKLLIHEDVASKYLPGIIAELKKNDVEIRADEAALEILQDSAIPAIEEDWKTEYNDYILGVKVVSSVDEAIKHINQYGTKHSETIVTNDYKKSQQFLDQVDAAAVYVNASTRFTDGFEFGFGAEIGISTQKLHARGPMGLEALTTTKYVVRGNGQIRE, from the coding sequence ATGGAAATTAATTTAGAAAAAATTGGAAATCAAGCTAAGAATGCAGCCTATGATCTGAGCCTTGTTTCTACTGAAGATAAAAATAAAATTTTACTTGCAATGGCGAATGACCTGAGAACGAAGACTGACCAGATTCTTCTTGCAAATCAAAAGGATTTGAATGAGGCAAAAGGATTAGTTAAGAGCTTCGTTGATCGACTTACGTTGGATGAGAGCCGGATAGAGACAATTGCACAAGGGCTTGAGCAAGTTGCACAATTGCCTAATCCATTAGGTGATGTTACTAATGGCTGGGTTAATCATGCGGGTTTGCAGATTACACAAAAAAGAGTTCCCCTTGGAGTTGTTGGAATTATTTATGAGGCTCGGCCAAATGTTACTGTTGATGCAGCAGCGCTGTGTTTTAAATCAGGAAATGCTGTTATTTTAAGAGGGGGTAAAGAAGCCTTCAATACTAATCTCAAACTTGTTGAAATATTGCAAACGACATTAAAAGAAAATGGATATAGTAAAGATACTATTCAAATATTGACTGATACATCACATGAAGTTGCTAATAAATTTATGCAGCTTACAGGCTATCTTGATGTATTAATCCCTCGTGGAGGGGCTAAATTAATACAGACTGTCGTGCAAAATGCGAAGGTTCCAGTTATTGAGACAGGGATTGGAAATTGCCACATTTATGTAGATCAGACAGCTGATTTTGAGATGGCAAAAAAGATTGTAGTTAATGCTAAATGTCAAAGACCAGCCGTTTGTAATGCTGCTGAAAAACTATTGATCCATGAAGATGTTGCCAGCAAATACTTACCTGGAATTATTGCAGAACTGAAAAAGAATGATGTTGAAATTAGGGCTGATGAAGCAGCGCTAGAAATTTTACAAGACTCAGCTATTCCTGCGATTGAGGAAGACTGGAAAACAGAATATAATGATTATATTCTTGGAGTTAAGGTTGTTTCGTCTGTTGATGAGGCGATTAAACACATCAATCAGTATGGTACAAAACATTCCGAGACAATCGTTACTAATGATTATAAAAAGAGTCAACAATTTCTAGATCAGGTTGATGCAGCAGCTGTTTATGTGAATGCATCGACTCGTTTTACGGATGGTTTTGAATTTGGTTTTGGGGCAGAAATTGGAATTTCGACGCAAAAACTACATGCTCGCGGACCAATGGGGCTCGAAGCTTTAACAACAACTAAATATGTTGTTAGGGGTAACGGACAAATTAGAGAATAA
- a CDS encoding ribose-phosphate diphosphokinase, whose product MGEKKEKATLKLFALNSNQKLAEKIAAELGTQLCEASVKHFSDGEIQININESIRGDDVFVIQSISEPVNENFMELMIMVDALRRSSAGTINVVLPYYGYARADRKARPREPITAKLIANFIQLAGADRVITMDLHAGQLQGFFNIPVDHLLAIFVQAEYFISKGIRNDVVIVAPDHNGVKAARNLATLLKAPIAIVDKRDETRASNMTVIGEVSGRRCIVFDDLIDTGGKLSDAAVALKNAGATEVYACATHPILSGLAVEELKNSYYKEIVVTDTIDVPEEKQFDKLKVLSVSKIFAKAIDLIFNNKSVDSLFNKKHTV is encoded by the coding sequence ATGGGCGAGAAAAAAGAAAAAGCCACTTTAAAATTATTTGCATTGAATTCTAATCAGAAGTTGGCAGAGAAGATTGCAGCTGAGCTAGGGACACAATTATGTGAAGCATCCGTGAAACATTTCAGTGATGGTGAGATCCAGATAAACATCAATGAAAGTATTCGTGGAGATGACGTTTTTGTTATCCAGTCGATTTCGGAACCAGTTAATGAGAATTTTATGGAACTGATGATTATGGTGGATGCGCTTCGTCGCTCTAGTGCAGGAACAATAAATGTTGTCTTACCATATTATGGATACGCTCGTGCAGATCGTAAAGCGCGTCCAAGGGAACCAATTACGGCAAAGCTAATTGCTAACTTTATCCAATTAGCAGGAGCTGACCGAGTGATCACGATGGATTTACACGCTGGACAGTTGCAAGGATTCTTCAATATACCAGTTGATCATCTGCTTGCTATTTTTGTACAAGCGGAATATTTCATAAGTAAAGGAATTAGAAATGATGTAGTCATTGTAGCTCCTGATCATAATGGGGTGAAGGCAGCACGGAATTTGGCAACCTTGTTGAAGGCACCAATTGCAATTGTTGATAAACGTGACGAAACACGAGCTTCAAATATGACTGTAATTGGCGAAGTAAGTGGACGCCGGTGCATTGTTTTTGATGATTTAATTGATACTGGTGGTAAGTTGTCAGATGCGGCTGTTGCACTTAAAAATGCAGGTGCAACTGAGGTCTATGCATGTGCTACTCACCCAATTCTGTCTGGTTTAGCAGTTGAAGAATTGAAGAATTCTTATTATAAGGAAATCGTTGTAACAGATACAATTGATGTGCCTGAGGAAAAACAATTTGATAAGCTAAAAGTCTTATCTGTATCTAAAATATTTGCGAAAGCAATTGATTTGATCTTTAATAATAAGTCTGTTGATTCATTATTTAATAAAAAGCACACTGTTTAG
- a CDS encoding carbonic anhydrase family protein: MLNYEQQEKWSKIVPNWQSPINIETLNTINVDAKKKILLFDDEYRFVNIVNKGNNLQYDGKGKAVIEGREFGFQQLHFHFPAEHTINGKDNPMELHFVHQNMIGQIAVVALFVKLGEFSKELDSFFQDFPAIESQKDPFSATLGLNSLIASLESGVYHYLGSLTTPPLVKNVEWWVIEKPITVSAEQLDKLKQRFNHGNAREKQPLNERKVIHYSLI; encoded by the coding sequence ATGTTAAATTACGAACAGCAAGAAAAATGGTCTAAAATTGTTCCGAATTGGCAATCACCAATAAATATTGAGACACTAAATACAATTAATGTTGATGCAAAAAAAAAGATACTCTTATTCGATGATGAGTATCGGTTTGTTAATATTGTAAACAAGGGAAACAATTTGCAATATGACGGCAAGGGTAAAGCGGTTATCGAAGGAAGAGAGTTTGGCTTTCAACAACTTCACTTTCATTTCCCTGCAGAACACACAATAAATGGAAAAGATAATCCGATGGAATTGCATTTTGTACATCAAAATATGATTGGCCAAATTGCTGTAGTAGCCCTTTTTGTTAAGTTAGGAGAATTCAGCAAAGAGCTTGATAGTTTTTTTCAAGATTTTCCAGCAATTGAAAGTCAGAAAGATCCATTTTCAGCAACCTTAGGATTAAATAGTTTGATAGCAAGTCTTGAGTCGGGTGTATACCACTATCTAGGCTCGTTAACGACACCGCCACTGGTTAAGAATGTTGAATGGTGGGTAATTGAGAAGCCAATAACAGTAAGTGCTGAACAATTAGATAAATTGAAACAGCGATTCAATCATGGTAATGCAAGAGAAAAACAACCACTTAACGAACGTAAAGTAATTCATTATTCATTAATATAA